CAATTCTGGGTCAAATACTATTGCTGTTTTTGACATCAATCGAGATGGCAGTCTTTCGCCAGTAGAAGGATCGCCATTTCCTAGCGGGGGAGTTCAGCCAGTTAGTCTTGGTCTAGCCGGCGATATTTTGACTGTAGTTAACCAAAACTTATTACCGCAGATTCCCACCCAGGAAGCCAGCGATTCTTTACCGAACTATACTACTTTTCGCGTCACTCCCAAGGGCAGACTGATTCCTATTCCAAATTCTACAGCTTCTGTTCCCAGAGGTTCTCTACCTACCCAAGCACTCATTTCTCCTAACAAACGTTTGCTCTTTGGTATGGACGCAGGGACTGGTTTATTGCGCTCTTATCAAATTCTTCCTAATGGTCGTTTGCAACAAAGCCCAAACTCACCACAACAACTACCTCCAGCCGCATTCCCACCCAACCCTCTAGGTCTAACACTGGGGCTTCAAGTTCATCCCCGTCGACCAATTTTGTATGTTGCTTTTACACTCAGCAATCAATTGGGAGTCTATTCTTACGAGCCTGATGGAGATTTACACCTCCTGAGAACCGTACCTAATTCGGGTAGAGCAATTTGTTGGCTAGTAACTAATCGCGCTGGAACTCGTCTTTACACCACAAACCCTCTTGATAACAGTGTGACTGTCTATGATATTGGGCGAGACCCCAGCACACCAGTAGAAATTCAGAGGGTTGTACTCAGGGGAGAGATGC
This portion of the Aulosira sp. FACHB-615 genome encodes:
- a CDS encoding beta-propeller fold lactonase family protein, whose amino-acid sequence is MNIISKTNKNNRQRSQKLLTLTGVAALVLTGGLAIQSADAHWYQWPRLTGIVYTQSNIPTPNANSILGFRRDALGTLTPLSTPSFPTGGAGIPNASIAGKGPFFITAFASDQEVIVNPEKTRLFAVNSGSNTIAVFDINRDGSLSPVEGSPFPSGGVQPVSLGLAGDILTVVNQNLLPQIPTQEASDSLPNYTTFRVTPKGRLIPIPNSTASVPRGSLPTQALISPNKRLLFGMDAGTGLLRSYQILPNGRLQQSPNSPQQLPPAAFPPNPLGLTLGLQVHPRRPILYVAFTLSNQLGVYSYEPDGDLHLLRTVPNSGRAICWLVTNRAGTRLYTTNPLDNSVTVYDIGRDPSTPVEIQRVVLRGEMLTGGAQLALDSTESFLHVVSQPAINVANNRISVLKVNRYDGTVTEVPSSPQLIPSVNNSFPQGIVANYNTFAKIRG